Proteins found in one Hypericibacter terrae genomic segment:
- a CDS encoding M81 family metallopeptidase, which yields MRLVIAAMKHETNTFSPVPTPLARFGKAGDELLEGKAAYKALKGTGAGVAAFIDLAEQHGAEFEIAISAEAWPSGPVEDEAYEYICNKICRAVAKGCDALLLDLHGAMVTRSREDGEGELLSRLRKLAPRLPIGVSLDMHTNFYPAIAENATVIAGYQTYPHIDTYETSMRAAKPIFAMLKGEARPTMAWGNRPMLPHVMRQGSDDFPNRDLQAMARRMEREGALCATLFTGFPHADISQAGLSAVVVTNDDPDLARRYRDELLDFAWTHREAFVYRLEPLEESLARAKAATEFPVVLLDHYDNCASGGTMDTMKVLGAILDSGLEDVAAFAIHDPAAVKTLIAAGVGAKVSVPLGGKLDMPSIKRKGEPREVTGTVKLISNGQFRNRGKAWHGMLMDMGTAVVLDTGKVEIVVISKHLEPFDLGCFTSLGIDPTAKKYLMLKSRVHYRAGFKAIAKQIIECAGVGVCTSDYSMLDFKHVRRPIYPLDNLNDPNP from the coding sequence ATGCGTCTCGTCATTGCCGCCATGAAGCATGAAACCAACACCTTCTCTCCGGTGCCGACGCCGCTGGCGCGGTTCGGCAAGGCGGGCGACGAACTGCTCGAAGGGAAAGCGGCCTACAAGGCCCTGAAGGGTACTGGTGCCGGGGTCGCGGCCTTCATCGATCTCGCTGAGCAGCATGGCGCCGAGTTCGAGATCGCGATCTCGGCCGAGGCCTGGCCCTCGGGGCCCGTCGAGGACGAGGCCTATGAATATATCTGCAACAAGATCTGCCGTGCGGTCGCGAAGGGTTGCGACGCGCTGCTCCTGGATCTCCATGGCGCGATGGTGACGCGCTCGCGTGAGGATGGCGAAGGCGAGCTGCTGTCGCGGCTGCGGAAGCTGGCACCCCGTTTGCCCATCGGCGTCTCGCTCGACATGCACACCAACTTTTATCCGGCGATCGCCGAGAATGCGACGGTGATTGCCGGCTACCAGACCTATCCCCATATCGACACCTACGAGACCTCGATGCGGGCGGCGAAGCCGATCTTCGCCATGCTCAAGGGCGAGGCGCGCCCGACCATGGCCTGGGGCAACCGCCCGATGCTGCCGCATGTCATGCGCCAGGGGAGCGACGATTTCCCCAACAGGGATCTCCAGGCGATGGCCCGGCGGATGGAGCGGGAAGGGGCGCTCTGCGCCACCCTCTTCACCGGCTTCCCCCATGCCGATATCTCGCAGGCCGGCTTGTCGGCCGTGGTGGTGACGAACGACGACCCGGACCTGGCCAGGCGTTATCGCGACGAGCTCCTCGATTTCGCCTGGACCCACCGCGAGGCCTTCGTCTATCGCCTCGAACCGCTGGAGGAGTCGCTGGCGCGGGCCAAGGCCGCGACCGAGTTCCCGGTGGTCCTGCTCGATCACTACGACAATTGCGCCTCGGGCGGCACCATGGACACGATGAAGGTCCTGGGCGCCATCCTCGATTCAGGGCTGGAGGATGTGGCGGCCTTCGCGATCCATGATCCGGCGGCGGTCAAGACGCTGATCGCGGCCGGTGTCGGCGCCAAGGTCTCGGTTCCCTTGGGCGGCAAGCTCGACATGCCCTCGATCAAGCGCAAGGGCGAGCCGCGCGAGGTCACGGGCACCGTCAAGCTCATCTCCAACGGGCAGTTCCGCAATCGCGGCAAGGCCTGGCACGGGATGCTGATGGATATGGGGACGGCGGTGGTGCTCGATACGGGCAAGGTCGAGATCGTGGTCATCTCGAAACATCTCGAGCCTTTCGACCTCGGCTGCTTCACGTCGCTGGGGATCGATCCCACGGCGAAGAAATATCTGATGCTGAAGAGCCGGGTCCATTATCGCGCCGGCTTCAAGGCGATCGCGAAACAGATCATCGAATGCGCCGGCGTCGGCGTGTGCACCTCCGACTATTCCATGCTCGATTTCAAGCATGTGCGCCGGCCGATCTACCCGCTCGACAACCTGAACGATCCGAACCCGTAG